A genomic window from Plutella xylostella chromosome 23, ilPluXylo3.1, whole genome shotgun sequence includes:
- the LOC105392228 gene encoding crossover junction endonuclease MUS81, whose product MSEGTNTKRITFKQTKPNPLFQSWLQELYDESVEKNSKLKDMLKQALESLSRYPLPLQSGSDCAILQGFGKKLCLFLDKKLEVYNDNQAIDSNGPAIVPPSLSQQLNSSSEAELPIIVPESNNNQVVDKTNSVKHKQKSPKRPKAYKPSHRSGGYALLVALFYQYQENQSSPSLKREELILKAQPFSEESFTRPKPESYYTAWSNMTRLISKGLVNKIGSRKAEFSLTTEGILLAQELLEDSKNIPSVNDIIFKDALPSTSTASSSSEMVVDTPQLSQVSEASSQSLVELEAGTFDVILLIDKMETSGLSNKNDPTVAQFKKFPDLKHEYRHLKVGDFTWVARSKANKDIELVLPFIVERKRMDDLGASIKDGRFHEQKFRLRKCGLKNVIYLVEHYGGNKHVGLPLPSLMQALANTRVHDGFKVHVTDSLTNSARFLAMMTKRLTIEYKDQDLIGAASETNENFLMTFNHFNKTSAKSKTLTITDTFIKILLQLKGMSVEKALAITKTYSTPKELMETYKCCDKKEGEMLLTNLKHGDLNRNVGPTVSKAIYQLLTIKDLQ is encoded by the exons atgtctGAAGGTACCAATACTAAGAGGATAACATTTAAACAAACCAAACCGAATCCTCTATTTCAAAGTTGGCTCCAAGAACTATACGATGAATCTGTAGAAAAGAACAGCAAACTCAAAGACATGCTGAAACAGGCGCTCGAGTCTCTTTCCAGGTATCCTTTACCTCTGCAGTCAGGTTCTGATTGCGCAATTCTGCAGGGATTCGGGAAGAAACTGTGTCTTTTTTTGGATAAGAAGTTGGAAGTGTATAATGACAACCAAGCCATTGATTCAAATGGCCCAGCCATAGTACCCCCGAGCCTGTCTCAACAGTTAAACAGTTCCAGTGAAGCAGAGCTACCCATTATAGTTCCagaaagtaataataatcaagTGGTAGATAAAACAAACTCTGTAAAACATAAACAGAAATCTCCAAAAAGGCCAAAAGCATATAAACCCTCCCATAGATCTGGTGGATATGCATTGCTTGTAGCTTTATTCTACCAATACCAGGAAAACCAGAGTTCTCCATCCCTGAAGAGAGAAGAGCTTATACTTAAAGCTCAGCCTTTTAGTGAAGAGTCTTTTACTAGACCAAAGCCCGAGTCATACTATACAGCTTGGTCCAATATGACTCGTTTGATTAGCAAAGGCCTAGTTAACAAAATAGGCAGTAGAAAAGCTGAGTTTTCTCTTACTACTGAAGGAATTTTGTTAGCTCAGGAACTTTTAGAGGATAGTAAGAATATACCATCTGTTAATGACATAATTTTCAAAGATGCTCTTCCAAGTACCAGTACAGCAAGTAGTTCTTCTGAAATGGTGGTGGATACACCACAGCTGAGTCAAGTATCTGAAGCTTCTAGTCAAAGCCTGGTTGAACTGGAGGCTGGCACTTTTGATGTAATTCTGCTTATTGATAAGATGGAAACCAGTGG actttcaaataaaaacgaCCCAACAGTGGCACAGTTCAAGAAGTTTCCAGATTTGAAACACGAGTACAGACATCTTAAAGTTGGAGATTTCACCTGGGTAGCTAGAAGCAAAGCGAACAAGGATATAGAACTGGTCCTACCATTTATTGTTGAAAGAAAAAGAATGGATGATCTCGGCGCCAGTATTAAAGATGGAAGGTTCCATGAGCAGAAATTCAGGTTAAGAAAGTGTGGCCTCaagaatgttatttatttagttgaaCATTACGGGGGCAACAAGCACGTGGGCCTGCCTCTCCCCTCTTTGATGCAGGCACTAGCCAATACAAGGGTGCATGATGGTTTTAAAGTTCATGTCACTGATTCCTTGACAAATTCTGCAAGATTCTTGGCAATGATGACTAAAAGACTGACTATAGAGTATAAG GATCAAGATCTAATTGGAGCTGCAAGTGAGACTAATGAAAATTTTCTAATGACATTCAACCATTTTAACAAAACATCTGCTAAGAGTAAAACCCTGACCATCACCGATACATTTATCAAGATACTACTCCAGCTCAAAGGGATGTCAGTGGAGAAGGCCTTAGCTATCACTAAAACTTATAGTACTCCTAAAGAACTGATGGAAACATATAAGTGTTGTGATAAAAAAGAAGGGGAAATGTTACTTACCAATCTAAAACATGGTGATTTGAATAGGAATGTAGGTCCTACAGTTAGCAAAGCAATTTATCAGTTACTCACAATAAAAGATCTACAGTAA
- the LOC105392227 gene encoding sialomucin core protein 24 translates to MNKVIFICVLSLSMCLSAPTDDQVKPPVLEAGAKAAAPHTEAKAPETGKVPEAPVHTANATAPTTPQATNATAVTPAATTNHTNETKPTNSTVPENKADDKKHEEAKPVPSKDTKNETKPAPTVQPTTVKPTEQPAPKAPTDKNTPTPAKTTEAPKTDDTTHLVKSSRGFDGASFVGGIIMTLGLLAIGFIGLKYYRTQTERNYHTL, encoded by the exons ATGAACAAAGTAATTTTCATTTGTGTGTTATCGCTGTCCATGTGCCTCAGTGCTCCTACCGATGACCAGG TAAAACCTCCAGTATTAGAAGCAGGTGCTAAGGCAGCCGCACCACACACTGAGGCAAAGGCTCCGGAAACCGGCAAAGTGCCTGAAGCTCCGGTCCACACAGCCAACGCAACTGCACCCACCACACCACAAGCTACCAACGCCACAGCCGTCACACCAGCTGCAACCACCAACCACACCAACGAGACCAAGCCCACCAACTCTACCGTACCAGAGAACAAAGCTGATGACAAAAAGCATGAAGAAGCTAAACCAGTCCCTTCAAAGGATACCAAGAATGAAACCAAGCCAGCTCCTACGGTTCAGCCGACAACCGTCAAGCCTACTGAGCAGCCTGCCCCTAAAGCGCCCACTGATAAGAACACTCCTACCCCAGCAAAGACAACTGAAGCACCCAAAACTGATGACACAACACATCTTGTGAAATCATCCCGCGg gTTTGATGGAGCAAGCTTCGTTGGTGGCATCATCATGACCCTGGGTCTGCTAGCTATTGGGTTCATTGGCTTGAAATACTACAGGACCCAAACTGAAAGGAACTACCATACCCTTTAA
- the LOC125490432 gene encoding uncharacterized protein K02A2.6-like, whose protein sequence is MSNLPPLDNFDCDGDPSGVGLKWEKWKRGLNIYLEAANIDKPEKKRATLLHMGGLSLQEIYYNVPGAHVESNEDPNTDIYQIAVSKLDEYFAPKQSRVYERHVFRLMKQEGGEKFEKFLIRLRKQADRCKFANKDESLIDQITEKCASVELRKKILQVGDSVTLDSIIHDANTLESVSRQLDEFGNKNSEVTINKIHARKSTFNHSASGRSNDKRRCIRCGNDHLGKSCPAIGVKCNKCGKKGHYAKCCLSGKPFKRSNPDSHKLNVPAKKSRHSETNNEEIDYVFHLGDDTNIKCILGGIEANLLIDSGSKCNLITDKTWNQLKSQKINVHDQVKSPDKVFLAYGSNQPLVVLGSFKTTIRIYDKNEVATFFVIKDGTKDLLGKVTAMALGVLHIGLKVQDVLHTAETAIPFPKFKNVLIEIPIDTTVKPVVQPYRRVPIPLEQKINDKLNHLVQAEIIEKVEEPSKWVSPMVPVLKENGEVRICIDMRRANTAIDRENHPLPTMDQLLPNFRKAKLFSRLDIKDAFHQLEIHPDSRYITTFITSKGLFRYKRLMFGISCAPEIFQKTLERILAGCEGTVNFIDDIVIFGSDDIEHDKRLQQTLKVLDDNGVLLNQKKCLYKIKSIQFLGHTLSPNGVKPLAKYVTSIQEFRAPSTLEELQSFLGLVNFVGKWIANLATFTEPLRKLLRLKLGKNANITNIWTEEQNKAFNELKSCLSNIKTLGYYDPADKTQVIADASPVGLGAVLIQTDSSGSRIVAYGNKSLSDCEKRYCQTEKEALALVWAVEHFNIYLYGKEFELVSDHKPLEVIFGKHSKPCARIERWVLRLQSYKYKIIYKPGKSNIADPLSRLCVGNKEEKFDITNHVNQIVEYARPVAVPLKDIERFSENDDEITKVKQGLYQQSWDPSVSSFKIFETELCFQDNVLLRGNKIVIPTKLRQRVLEAAHEGHPGIVAMKNRLRTKVWWPKMDKEAEQLVKHCKGCTLVSAPNPPNPMKRRELPVEPWVDIAMDLMGPLPSGEYIFVVIDYYSRYKEVKTSRNITSAEIIKMLKEMFSRLGFPRSITADNGKQFTSEEFKTYLQECGITLYSTIPYWPQQNGEVERQNRSILKRIKISQLERRNWKEELFNYLMMYNSTPNTTTGKTPSELFYRRQFRDKIPCVADIANKQSIDDSEVRDKDKKQKELGRIYSDHKRKATEHTLAEGDKVYVKTLVKENKLTPNFSPASHTVTRAKSNTGDVEIRNDLTGQQYRRNVVHLKKVEGQWKSVNRDENDTINEEVDEEKAMNK, encoded by the coding sequence ATGTCAAATCTACCACCATTGGACAACTTTGATTGTGATGGTGATCCCTCTGGCGTAGGCCTAAAATGGGAGAAATGGAAGCGTGGGTTAAATATCTATTTGGAGGCAGCCAATATCGATAAACCAGAGAAGAAACGAGCTACGCTACTACACATGGGTGGTCTCTCTTTACAAGAGATATATTACAACGTACCTGGCGCCCATGTAGAGAGCAACGAAGACCCAAACACCGATATCTACCAGATTGCCGTAAGCAAACTAGATGAATATTTCGCCCCCAAACAAAGTAGGGTCTACGAAAGGCATGTTTTCAGACTGATGAAACAAGAAGGAGGTGAAAAGTTCGAGAAATTTCTCATCAGATTGCGCAAGCAAGCCGACCGATGCAAGTTTGCTAACAAGGATGAAAGCCTTATCGACCAAATTACCGAAAAATGTGCGTCGGTTGAGTTGAGAAAGAAAATACTGCAAGTCGGTGATAGTGTCACACTTGATTCCATTATCCATGACGCCAACACTCTTGAAAGCGTCTCTCGTCAACTGGATGAATTTGGCAACAAGAATTCTGAGGTAACAATTAACAAAATCCATGCAAGGAAAAGTACCTTCAACCATTCTGCTTCTGGGAGGAGCAATGACAAAAGGAGATGCATTCGATGTGGCAACGATCACCTTGGAAAGTCATGTCCAGCCATAGGAGTGAAATGTAATAAATGCGGAAAAAAGGGCCACTACGCGAAGTGTTGCTTGTCAGGAAAACCTTTCAAGCGCAGTAACCCAGATTCTCACAAATTGAACGTGCCTGCAAAAAAATCCCGTCATTCGGAAACAAATAACGAAGAGATTGATTATGTGTTCCATTTGGGTGACGACACAAACATTAAATGCATTCTAGGGGGAATAGAAGCAAACCTATTGATCGATTCGGGAAGTAAGTGCAATCTCATTACGGACAAAACCTGGAATCAACTGAAAAGCCAGAAAATCAACGTGCACGACCAAGTGAAGTCACCAGACAAGGTATTTCTGGCATACGGCAGTAACCAACCACTGGTCGTCCTTGGGTCATTCAAAACAACGATCAGgatttatgataaaaatgaAGTAGCTACATTCTTCGTGATCAAAGATGGCACCAAAGATCTTCTTGGAAAAGTCACAGCAATGGCACTTGGAGTATTGCATATTGGATTAAAAGTGCAGGATGTGCTACACACAGCTGAAACAGCTATACCGtttccaaaatttaaaaacgtGCTCATTGAGATTCCAATCGATACGACTGTCAAGCCAGTTGTCCAACCTTACAGGAGGGTTCCTATACCCTTAGAACAAAAGATAAATGACAAATTAAACCATCTCGTACAAGCAGAGATCATAGAAAAGGTTGAAGAACCATCCAAGTGGGTTTCACCTATGGTACCGGTTCTCAAAGAGAACGGCGAAGTTCGAATCTGCATCGACATGCGACGCGCAAATACTGCAATCGATCGAGAAAACCATCCTTTACCAACAATGGATCAGCTACTGCCAAATTTCAGGAAAGCGAAACTCTTTTCTCGACTTGATATAAAGGATGCTTTTCATCAACTTGAGATACATCCAGATTCGCGTTATATTACGACATTCATTACCAGTAAAGGACTGTTCAGATACAAACGGCTCATGTTCGGAATTTCTTGTGCACCAGAGATATTCCAAAAGACTTTAGAACGGATACTAGCTGGGTGTGAAGGAACAGTAAACTTCATAGATGATATTGTTATTTTCGGATCTGATGACATAGAACACGATAAAAGACTTCAACAGACTCTGAAAGTCCTGGACGACAACGGTGTCTTACTAAACCAGAAGAAATGTCTCTACAAGATAAAGTCAATTCAATTCCTTGGACACACGCTCTCTCCAAATGGTGTGAAACCTTTGGCCAAATACGTGACGTCAATACAAGAATTCAGGGCACCTTCTACCTTAGAAGAGTTACAGAGCTTCTTGGGACTTGTTAACTTTGTGGGAAAGTGGATAGCAAATTTAGCAACATTTACAGAACCCCTAAGGAAACTTCTGCGGCTAAAACTAGGTAAAAATGCCAATATTACCAATATATGGACCGAGGAACAGAACAAGGCTTTTAACGAACTGAAGTCGTGCCTGAGCAATATAAAGACCTTGGGATACTATGACCCAGCCGATAAAACCCAAGTAATTGCCGATGCAAGTCCAGTGGGTCTCGGAGCAGTCCTCATTCAAACTGACTCTAGTGGAAGCAGAATCGTAGCCTACGGAAATAAAAGTTTGAGTGATTGTGAGAAACGATATTGTCAGACTGAGAAAGAAGCATTAGCATTGGTGTGGGCAGTTGAACATTTCAACATATATTTGTATGGCAAGGAGTTTGAGCTAGTAAGCGATCACAAACCTCTAGAAGTCATATTTGGCAAACACTCCAAACCGTGTGCTCGCATCGAAAGATGGGTTTTGCGACTTcagtcgtataaatataaaataatatacaaacCAGGGAAAAGTAACATTGCAGATCCTTTATCCAGGTTATGTGTCGGTAACAAGGAAGAAAAGTTCGACATTACTAATCATGTAAATCAGATTGTCGAATATGCAAGACCTGTAGCAGTACCACTTAAGGATATCGAGAGATTCTCTGAGAATGATGACGAGATAACAAAAGTGAAACAAGGTTTATATCAACAAAGTTGGGATCCTTCTGTAAGCAGtttcaaaatatttgaaaccGAACTTTGTTTCCAAGATAATGTATTATTGAGAGGTAATAAGATCGTTATCCCAACAAAACTCCGTCAGCGAGTATTGGAAGCTGCGCATGAAGGACATCCGGGTATTGTGGCCATGAAAAATCGATTACGCACGAAAGTTTGGTGGCCTAAAATGGATAAAGAAGCTGAACAATTAGTAAAGCATTGCAAAGGGTGTACTTTAGTATCAGCTCCCAATCCACCAAATCCAATGAAGAGACGAGAACTACCTGTAGAACCATGGGTCGACATAGCCATGGACTTAATGGGCCCCTTACCATCCGgagaatatatttttgtggTGATTGATTACTACAGTCGCTACAAGGAGGTCAAAACTTCAAGGAACATCACTTCAGCTGAAATAATCAAAATGCTAAAAGAGATGTTTTCTAGGTTAGGGTTTCCTAGAAGCATTACCGCAGATAACGGAAAGCAATTCACTAGTGAAGAATTTAAGACTTACCTTCAGGAATGTGGTATCACCCTTTACAGCACCATACCATACTGGCCCCAGCAAAATGGAGAAGTGGAGCGACAAAACCGGAGCATTTTGAAAAGAATCAAAATAAGCCAACTTGAGCGGAGAAATTGGAAGGAAGAACTTTTTAACTACTTAATGATGTACAACAGTACACCTAACACAACAACGGGTAAGACACCATCTGAACTCTTTTACAGAAGACAATTTAGAGACAAAATACCTTGCGTGGCTGACATAGCGAACAAGCAAAGTATAGACGACTCGGAAGTTAGAGATAAGGATAAAAAGCAAAAAGAACTTGGCAGAATCTACAGTGACCATAAAAGGAAAGCGACAGAACACACATTGGCGGAAGGTGATAAGGTGTATGTCAAAACCCTggtaaaagaaaacaaactaACACCTAATTTTTCCCCAGCTTCTCACACTGTAACTAGGGCAAAGAGTAATACCGGTGATGTTGAAATACGTAATGACTTAACAGGTCAGCAATACCGAAGGAATGTAGTACATTTGAAAAAGGTAGAGGGACAGTGGAAGAGTGTGAATAGAGATGAAAACGATACCATTAATGAAGAAGTAGATGaagaaaaagcaatgaataaataa